A genomic stretch from Candidatus Nitrotoga arctica includes:
- the recG gene encoding ATP-dependent DNA helicase RecG, producing MSSVFPASIPEATLTKLAKLGIHNRFDLVLHLPLRYEDETRVTQIVELVHGVSTQVEGEIIHSEVMFRPRRSLICQLQDSSGVLHLRFLNFYPSQQKQLEVGKKIRALGEVRMGYFGMEMVHPKCRVAGESTPLKQALTPVYPTTAGLPQATLSKHIQAALNELELSDTLPADLLTRLKLPSFADSVRLLHNPPSDIDEDALLKRTHHAWLRIKFDELLAQQLSMRIHYRKRRSRNAPRLRALGHFTERLLQTLPFSLTTAQQKTLREISRDLEQAHPMQRLLQGDVGSGKTIVALLAALQAIENGYQVALMSPTEILAEQHYHKLRDWLEPLGISPVWLSGSLKKKDKQAAIERIAQGETQLAIGTHALFQDQVIFPKLGLVIVDEQHKFGVQQRLALRGKGDEPHQLMMSATPIPRTLAMSYYADLDVSVIDELPPGRTPVITKLVSDSRREEVLARVRQACLAGQQAYWICPLIDESDTLELQTALETHQRLAQALPDLRVGLVHGKLNTVEKLHAMAAFKTGETHLLVATTVVEVGVDVPNAAMMVIEHAERMGLAQLHQLRGRVGRGAAQSLCILLFQQPLSELARARLKIIYENTDGFEIAQQDLSLRGPGELLGARQSGVPMLRFADVTEDAALLNCAQAVADEMLCDFQQEARAHLQRWMANRQDYLHV from the coding sequence ATTTCAAGCGTGTTTCCCGCCAGCATTCCTGAAGCCACCTTAACCAAGCTTGCAAAACTTGGTATTCATAACCGCTTCGATCTGGTGCTGCATTTACCGCTACGTTACGAGGACGAAACCCGTGTGACGCAAATCGTCGAGCTTGTTCATGGGGTGAGCACGCAAGTGGAAGGCGAGATCATCCACAGTGAAGTAATGTTCCGCCCACGTCGCAGTCTGATATGTCAGTTGCAGGACAGTAGTGGTGTGCTGCATCTAAGGTTTTTGAATTTTTACCCAAGCCAGCAAAAGCAACTCGAAGTAGGAAAGAAAATCCGCGCCCTGGGTGAGGTGCGCATGGGCTATTTCGGCATGGAGATGGTGCACCCAAAGTGTCGTGTCGCGGGTGAAAGTACACCGCTAAAACAAGCGCTGACACCTGTGTACCCCACTACCGCAGGCCTGCCACAAGCTACACTGAGCAAGCACATTCAGGCTGCCTTGAACGAGCTTGAACTGTCTGACACGCTGCCAGCAGATTTACTCACACGCTTGAAACTTCCCAGCTTTGCCGATAGCGTAAGGTTGTTGCACAATCCTCCATCCGACATTGATGAGGATGCGCTGCTTAAACGCACTCATCATGCTTGGTTACGGATCAAGTTTGATGAATTGTTGGCGCAGCAACTTTCCATGCGAATACATTACCGCAAGCGACGCAGTCGCAATGCGCCGCGCCTGCGCGCACTCGGTCATTTTACGGAGCGACTGTTGCAGACATTACCCTTTAGTCTTACCACCGCTCAACAAAAAACCTTGCGGGAAATCAGTCGCGATCTTGAACAAGCGCACCCGATGCAGCGTTTGCTGCAAGGCGATGTGGGCAGTGGTAAAACCATTGTCGCGCTGCTGGCCGCCTTGCAGGCGATAGAAAATGGCTATCAAGTGGCATTGATGTCGCCCACCGAAATACTTGCCGAACAGCACTATCACAAATTACGTGATTGGCTGGAGCCGCTTGGTATCAGTCCCGTATGGCTTTCTGGCAGCCTGAAGAAAAAAGATAAGCAAGCTGCTATCGAACGTATTGCGCAAGGCGAAACGCAGTTAGCCATCGGCACGCACGCGTTGTTTCAGGATCAAGTTATATTCCCCAAGCTGGGATTAGTTATTGTGGACGAGCAGCATAAATTCGGCGTGCAGCAACGTTTAGCGTTGCGCGGCAAGGGCGACGAGCCACACCAGTTGATGATGAGTGCTACCCCCATCCCGCGTACCTTGGCAATGAGTTATTACGCCGATCTCGACGTATCGGTAATCGATGAATTACCACCCGGACGCACGCCTGTCATCACTAAACTGGTTAGCGACAGCAGGCGCGAAGAGGTACTTGCGCGCGTTCGCCAAGCCTGTCTCGCAGGGCAGCAGGCTTATTGGATATGCCCGCTGATTGATGAATCGGATACGCTGGAATTGCAGACTGCACTGGAAACACATCAGAGATTGGCACAAGCACTGCCTGATCTGCGAGTAGGTCTGGTGCATGGCAAACTGAATACCGTCGAAAAATTACATGCGATGGCCGCGTTCAAAACGGGTGAAACGCATCTCTTGGTGGCGACCACAGTGGTCGAAGTCGGGGTCGATGTACCCAATGCTGCCATGATGGTAATTGAGCACGCCGAACGTATGGGGTTGGCCCAGCTGCACCAGTTGCGTGGACGCGTCGGGCGCGGTGCTGCGCAGAGTTTGTGTATTTTGCTATTTCAACAACCGCTTTCTGAATTAGCGCGCGCGCGCCTGAAAATCATTTATGAAAATACGGATGGTTTTGAAATCGCTCAGCAGGATTTGAGCCTGCGCGGCCCGGGTGAGCTGTTGGGCGCACGTCAAAGCGGCGTCCCCATGCTGCGTTTTGCCGATGTTACCGAAGATGCTGCTTTGCTAAATTGCGCGCAAGCTGTTGCTGACGAAATGCTGTGCGATTTTCAGCAAGAAGCACGCGCACATTTGCAGCGATGGATGGCGAATAGACAAGATTATCTCCATGTCTGA
- a CDS encoding RidA family protein, with product MSNKKVIQTLDAPAAIGIYSQAVCVDNTIYLSGQIGLDPNTMQMAEGIEAQIHRVFQNLRAVAGAADSSLNDVVKLNIYLTDMDSFAKVNEIMTSYFHQPYPARAVVGVAALPRGALVEMDGILCVQD from the coding sequence ATGTCTAACAAAAAAGTGATTCAAACCCTAGACGCACCAGCCGCTATTGGCATTTATTCGCAAGCTGTTTGTGTAGACAATACAATTTATCTTTCCGGCCAAATCGGATTGGATCCCAACACGATGCAAATGGCAGAAGGAATCGAGGCACAGATTCATCGCGTATTCCAGAACCTGCGCGCGGTGGCCGGTGCTGCCGACAGCAGCTTGAACGATGTGGTGAAGCTCAATATTTACCTTACTGACATGGACAGCTTCGCCAAAGTGAACGAAATCATGACGTCCTATTTCCATCAACCCTACCCGGCGCGCGCGGTAGTAGGCGTGGCGGCGTTGCCGAGAGGGGCGCTGGTGGAGATGGATGGCATATTGTGCGTACAGGACTAG
- a CDS encoding DUF2024 family protein: MDIHVYDTYVKAKDGHTMHFDVFTAVKDDQKAIEFAKEWLISIGEGEAVITSKECNFCHIQSASSNVVEAINKDGYFIYKMEGCK, from the coding sequence ATGGACATTCACGTTTATGACACTTATGTAAAAGCTAAAGATGGCCACACGATGCATTTTGATGTCTTTACTGCAGTTAAGGATGATCAGAAAGCGATCGAATTCGCTAAAGAATGGTTGATTTCAATCGGGGAAGGTGAGGCAGTTATTACGAGCAAAGAATGCAATTTTTGTCACATTCAAAGCGCATCCAGCAATGTTGTTGAAGCGATTAACAAGGATGGGTACTTCATCTACAAGATGGAAGGTTGTAAGTAA
- the hemB gene encoding porphobilinogen synthase, translated as MHTLGQYPHKRMRRMRHDKFSRALMRENVLTAADFIYPVFVLEGSNREEAVASMPGVKRQTLDKLLVQAEECVKLGIPMLALFPVIDILLKSEDAREALNPDGLVPRTVATLKKHFPELGLMTDIALDPYTSHGQDGLIDAHGYVMNDETVTVLAQQAQVHAQAGADVVAPSDMMDGRIAAVRLALDRKGCNHTRIMAYSAKYASSFYGPFRDAVGSSANLGTGDKYTYQMDPANSDEALWEVGLDLQEGADMVMVKPGMPYLDIVRRIKDEFKAPTFVYQVSGEYAMLKAASQNGWLNEQACVLESLLSFKRAGADGILTYFALDAARWLKQR; from the coding sequence ATGCACACACTCGGACAATATCCACATAAGCGGATGCGGCGCATGCGCCACGATAAATTTTCCCGTGCCTTAATGCGTGAAAACGTGCTGACCGCAGCAGATTTCATCTACCCGGTGTTCGTACTGGAAGGTTCTAATCGCGAGGAGGCTGTGGCGTCCATGCCTGGGGTAAAGCGCCAGACACTGGATAAACTGCTAGTGCAAGCTGAGGAGTGCGTCAAGTTGGGCATACCCATGCTTGCCCTGTTCCCTGTAATAGATATTTTGCTCAAGTCGGAAGATGCGCGCGAGGCGCTCAATCCAGACGGCCTCGTACCGCGCACAGTAGCCACCCTCAAAAAACACTTCCCCGAGCTTGGCCTGATGACTGATATTGCCCTTGATCCCTATACCAGTCACGGACAAGATGGATTGATCGATGCCCACGGCTATGTCATGAACGACGAGACCGTTACTGTCCTCGCACAGCAAGCACAAGTTCACGCACAGGCCGGAGCTGATGTGGTAGCCCCTTCCGACATGATGGATGGGCGCATTGCTGCCGTACGGCTTGCCCTTGACCGCAAGGGATGTAATCACACCCGCATCATGGCCTATTCAGCCAAATATGCTTCCAGCTTCTATGGCCCATTCCGCGATGCAGTTGGTTCCAGCGCCAATCTGGGTACAGGCGACAAGTACACTTATCAAATGGATCCCGCCAATTCCGATGAAGCGCTATGGGAAGTCGGTCTGGATTTGCAGGAAGGTGCCGACATGGTAATGGTCAAGCCAGGCATGCCTTATCTGGACATTGTTCGACGTATCAAAGATGAATTCAAGGCGCCGACTTTCGTATATCAGGTAAGTGGCGAATACGCCATGCTAAAAGCGGCCTCGCAAAACGGCTGGCTGAATGAACAAGCTTGCGTACTGGAATCCTTGCTGTCATTCAAGCGTGCTGGCGCGGACGGTATCCTGACGTACTTCGCGTTAGATGCGGCACGGTGGTTGAAGCAGCGGTAA